Sequence from the Alosa sapidissima isolate fAloSap1 chromosome 21, fAloSap1.pri, whole genome shotgun sequence genome:
GTATCTTCCTAGGGATGCAGattaaacaacaaaaagaaaaaaaaaacataaataatccATATTTCAAGGAGGTTTCATTTTAGGCCTGAAATATGCATTGTTAAACCATGCCATCTTTTTCCTACCGGTAATAATCTCAATATAGTTATGGTCtgtattttcatattttctgcTGTTTTATGCCATTGTTTCATGTGATTCTCTAGAATTTTTTTTAGAGGTTTCTGGTTTAGTTTAGTCCCTATTTTTGTCTATTCAAACATTCCCATTTTTTCATTGCTTGTCATTACCAAAACACTATGTCATTACCAAAACAGCATGTCATTACCGCCACGTTACTTAATTTACagtaaaaatactttaaaaatagCTTTATCGTCAATATTGAGCTGCTACATGAAAAGCTTAATGAAATACTTATCCACATATTCAAAGAAAAAATCCCGGGGgatgaaatgaaatttttccgtaaaagtctagtggggctacatacccaccaaatttcatgtaccccggtggttcggtgtcccgggtatcaatgaccaaaaattcaggaagtagatgacgggaaaaattcttgaattgtgtgcatgtgtgcgtgtacaagtttatgtttatgtgtgtgggtgtgtgtgtgtgtgtgtatgtgcgtgcttgtgtgtttgcctgtgtatgtgtgtttgtgcatgtgcatgcatgcgtacatatgtctactgtgtgagtatgtgtcatacttATGATtcctgtaaatgtatgtgtgtgcgtgtgtatctgtttatgcacatgtgtgcacattgaatgggttaacatgacccctggaggcaaacatacggaaaaaaaatggtcctcctaaaccctacggttttcgagatattcacagaaaactgtgtctgccctaccctcctttcggggggtccagtccagcgggggggctacagatcaaaacgaaaaatgacggttccatgctatccatgtgggggtacatgcccaccaagttttgtgtaccccggtctttcagtgtcccgggaatccttgttggtatacatcactaaatatacacataaattattttattgtaaggccccccatgaacgaaagtacacaaaacttggcatgcattcggagggtgtcataatgatcctacacttttaatttcgtgcagttttgaccttgtcagccagagatattgtgatgaaaacacctcatttttggctttttcatttttaactaggtggcgctatacatgaaataagtggtaatgggatgggttgacatgcccccttaagaccaacatacataaaaaaggtggacctcctaggccctacggttctcgagatattaaccgaaaactgtctccggccacctacaggccagttggtgtatagtaacataaattaatttattgtgtggccccccatgaacggaattccacaaaacttggcgtgcatacagagggtgtcatattgatcctacacttccaatttcgtgcagttttgactatgttaggtcacagataccttcaattacaacacctcatttttacttttttgtgtttaactaggtggcgctatacatgaaatgagtggttatggaatgggttgacatggccccttgagatcaacatacaaaaaaaaatggtcctcctaaaccctacggttttcgagatattcacagaaaactgtgtctgccctaccctcctttcggggggtccagtccagcgggggggctacagatcaaaacgaaaaacgatggttccatgctatccatgtggggttacatgcccaccaagttttgtgtaccccggtctttcagcgtcccgggaatcattgacggaaatttgggcatgcgaaaaagaaaaaaaaaaaaaactgactaaacctatatgaccgccgcttcgctgcgcggcggtcataattacatCATAGTTCACAAATTATGCTTGCAGGTCACATTACTGAATGGTTGACAATATCTTCATTAAATTGTTACTAATTTTTATTTGCAGTTTTCTCTATTCCTGTAACGCCATCTGGACCACACTTCGTGTTGGGTTGTATCCCCTTGCATAAGTGCGCATGCCTGCTGCACAGGACACCaaagatattagaaagctagataccgcattgggcttCAGAACGTACATAAATAGCGCCACCATCATGGTGGGGCCatcaatcactggaggccaatggagcaACATGTGACTGACGGGAAATCAGACAGGCGTCTCCGATTGCCGGCAAATGTTGCCCAAAGACAGTGGTGTTTGCCCCAAGCAATGTGGCGGCTTCGTTCACATATGCCAATAGAACTCgataggtgcagagaataaatccccatggtaaatTATGTGCCATCTcgtttgtgaaaccaagtcaaggctaaattcatccagaaTAACCCAAAAAATCCCAGTTTAGTCctttatctaggttttgtgaaatacccttCAGGTCAATTCATATATAGTTTAGCTTTGATGATGCATCAACTGCCCTACTTTCAAATTAGGATGTTTGtgagccatctctctctctctctctcgcacacacacacacacacacacacatacacacacacacaaggaaaagATGAATTGTCAACTTTACTGTGAACTGAGACCAAACCATAATTCATCAGTACATTGTGAAATATATTATATCTGCTAATCTGATACCGAAATGAGGACTTCAGTTTTATAATGAGAGTATTTGAAGCCTGCTCTGTAGTTATTATGAACTGTAAAAGAACAAGCAGTAAATTGTTCTGGACAAGAGGGGAGGCAGAGTTCGCCACTCCAATGGTGTTGGGGCCCCCTGGTGGTGATCTCAGGTATTACGAGTTCAGTTTTATAAgcaaacatacagtatttttTAGCACAGTTCTCGGAAGCAGTACAAAAACTtgcagaacacaaacacaaggctTTCTGAGGGGATAATTGTATAAGCAAACTATATAACAACCATGACATTGtgtatattacaagggattacattgtcccgaGCAATTAATTGCCTAGCTCAAggacacaatggtggaagccgggaattgaacatacaacttttcaggctactgcacgctagcccagctccttaaccactacactaccattgCCCATATTCTAGCCAAGTTCTCAGAAGCAGCAGAAGAACTTACAGAAGAGAAACACAAGGCTTGCtgtggtggttgttgttggcccGCTGCCTGCTGGAATTGAAATGTATCGTAAattgaaatgtattgaaatgcaTTGTAAATAACTCCATGGCTGAGGATATGCTGCACTTTTTGTAAAATTCTGGTGACCTGGACAGTTATTCAGGAGCTGGTCTTTGCAGAGGTAGATCTTCCCTGGGTGTGGTGCAGACAGTGGCAGCTACAGGCGTCTGCACATCTGTGAAAAGACACAGCCAACGTTCGGCTCTCTTCACCAATCTCTCTCAAAGTTCTCTTCACCAATTTCAGCTGACACACTGTTTAGTGACTTTGTAAATAAACGCTATCGTCATTTTTGTGTGAAGATAATAAGATTTACATAATAAGATTCATAATCTGAGAATGATGATGTCCTCACATCTTGTATACTCAAGGTTAATCTGCAGATCTTTGGGTGGGTGTTCAGTCACTTGGTCGATGAATAGGAATTTCACCACAATAGGATTCAACATTCGTGTGTGGAAAGTAAGTCTCATCTTCACTACCACCGAGGAAGACCCTGCCCTGTTGGAGAGGAGGCATTGTAGATCAGATACAAAACATggcatatagaccctttccacaataaaaacaaaaacaatgcttaaacattctatttggttcccaatctacttcctctgcattaagataacatatggaatgttaaaacggaagccttgtggggccaactatgatgctgataatggaactctcttgaaagggtctataagataCATGTTGACCATGAACAAAAATAGTTCCACAGTTGTATAGCTTTTGGTCATGAAGTGTGACTGTCAGTGCTCTGTTTGGTCTATGTCCCTTGGTCgcactagcctggctaacgtcagaccctCATCTCACACGCACTGCTATAATAATCAAactgctgtttgtttatttagatTAAGTAAAAATAAATCTAATCAAAACAACCCTACATTATTTTGATTGATATTACTTGAAATTCACAattaaaatgatttatgaaacTTCTTTAAAATGGCAcatatgtgtttttgaaactGAACTATTTATAGTTGCATGTGCTACTACCATTAAGCGTGTTCGTCTTcatgcagatctgacttgatacGATGCATGCagggttgaacacaatggagagctccattgtgttcaacccagcatgcatcacatcaagtcagatctgtaCAGATCTGCATGAAGACGAACACGCCTATTGTGTTTTTGAACCCGCCCTCACCTGTCACGTGTCACTTCCTGCCCTTGTTTAGTTCCCACCTGTTTCTGTCTTGTTGTTTTTGTCCTATCATGTGTCATCTGATTTAGATTCCTCATGTATTTAAGCCCTTGTGTTTGTTCTTTGCTTGGTTGTTGTTCATGTCACCCTGTTCTGCATTGTCCTTGGTCTGGGTTGAATTTGGTATGTAAATGCTTTATAGACGGGTTTCcagtttaccaacaaaactagatgctcGCGCAgacgtggggcagaagacgcttggtggccttccacaacgttataaacttaacctaatagTTGGctactgtaagctacaatcgcaatttttttgtatacccctgttgtctcaatgataataacatctcatttcagactatatttcagagtttgccgttcatttgcattattaatataacatcttattttgtcatttttggcgaagacatgcattctgttagggatattgaacatattgaacattctctaaccatcgtgattttgaattggtgcagttttcagcacaaaaacgaattttattcttttcatggaGAGCACTGTTCTATGCTGTTCtctggtgctttctgcctcttagttgcgcacgcatgttttcgtgacgttgcatagaaatccatgtatattttttaataaaatttGAGTTTTTCATGTGTTTGTGACCAGCCTTAGTAGCAGCCCTGACAGAGCAACATAAAAAATCTCAGGACATAAATTCTAAGTACTCTGTGTTGTAAAGGTTCATACTTAAAGTTTATGCCCGTAGCACCTGCGTAGACATCACGTGTTGGGCAGGAAGAGCACTTGAAGACATTATCCATCTGGAAAAAGGAAGCCAGTGTTTCACCAGATAGTCAGTATTTCACCAGAAATGAGCCGTCACAGTATGTGTAAAATTCTGTGTAATCTAATTAAGTGGTCTTTGATGCTGATGCTTAGGCCAATTCAGGGCCAATTCAGGACCCATACCTCACTACAACATTAATGGCCATTCACACCGAGAATGATAACAATAACTGTAATTATGACAATAAAAGCATCCACACAGGCTAACAATATTGTTCTTcatatcgttatagtttatttGTCGACGCTTGCATtcatattacttttttttatataactatcattattgttcttggtgtgaatggccctttAGCCTGTTAAGGATACCTGTCCAATTAGCCAGTTTACCAGTCCAAACTATATGACAATGATGACACAATTAGTTGCTTTTACATGTAGATTCACCAAGAGGTTTTGACTGTAAAATGACCCATAGCCGCTGAGAGAAAGTGGATTAGAGCATTAtgcccaatattccaatatgtggtttaatgttctgcatttctcattagtgggtcactttgatactaaaagtatgattttaggtaatgactgtatgatatctgtacttttcctgtgtatatctgtgtgtgactgtagggaatattatgactttgcagtgtttcactgttctgcatggctgcgtcagtagctatctgctccggattgccaggctgccactaatcagggtctgattcagtgtagtccacgtgagatgggatgaccaacgccatctcccgtcagcctggaaggatacttaaaccctaactatttccttgtctagttagagcagctgatggatctttaggtgaagtcatgctgtctctcccttgatgcgcatcattgtaaataaactctattcctgatttttcatactaatggtctgactgggtctctattaaatctatggtatcaaaattaccatcaccgcttggacaggcagcttaaagcagacccatgggccaagttatggacaggcagcttaaagcagacccatgggccaagttatggacaggcagcttaaagcagacccatgggccaagttatggacaggcagcttaaagcagagccatggggcagtggggagttactttcagtttcagttttgaTGCCctatgggtctgctttaagctgtctgtccataacttggcctatGTTGTCCCAAATGTATCATTCTTTTTCCGATGGGCTGCATGTGGCGAGCTTATACAACAGGGCTATGGGTCATTTTACACTTAACTTACACTTTAACCTCAtgactagggctgggacaacgcgtcgacgtaatcgatgacgtcgacgcaaaaaatacgttgacgcaaaaaatacgttgacgcaaaatatgcgcgtcgattcgtcaagcataacttGTGCTGCTTTATATTTaaaattttacaccttcagtgttttccatacgttgactaatctgtggctgggcgcAAAACCGGCCAGCACACAttaatgttctatgttgtactatttaaattaaagataagataaaataatttaattgagctgcactttttactcacgcAGCCTTTCCCCGCTCTcttcgtaacgagcccgctgctcctcctctgcataatatgtgcatttaacaaaatattcacgattgttgaaggattgttgttgccacatagaagcactgcatagaacacagtgggctaaattgctattaaatccgcttagcatcgtgaccatgctgcgcaaatttgttaaaaactgctgcattaaagttaaagtaaactctgctaaggtcttatcacaacatagtacattgaggagactaaactaagttaagttacagtatgcaatcaagcagtatatcaaagctaacgttagaatactgtttggatgtcaagtttagcatgcttacttacagctgcttgtatttcgttactcatgcagggctcattttattaactctgaatgtttgcaaaatcctgatgtaaatggaaagGTGTTTTCCaagaagactcaaaagtgcttgtcccaaggagaagtacgaacagTTTTTTGAACTAACTacattatgaattgcatccacacatcagcagccttttaactgtgttaatgttaattgcaaggattccctcgaacgtcttaaagtgacaggcactcaattagacctatacactactgaactttattgaatgctacctctggctaagaatgcattactttgcacttgtatagtcttttatttcggaatcttaagagcaataaacatatattgcaatgttaaagaattcatgtttaattcattgagatatgtaaataaacatgtataagttgctattagtcaattaatgaggagataatcgataatcgaatcgaaatcgaatcggactgaaaaaattaatcattagattaatcgatgcatcgaaaaaataatcgctagattaatcgtttaaaaaataatcgtttatcccagccttACTCATGACAAATCTAAACAGCAGACAAGACAAAGGGGAGCTGAAGCGCTGCTGGTATCCTTTGCATCCTCTGGTGCTCGTGGAAGGGTTCAAAGTTCATAAAAAGagaagggcaattccacggaaaatggactttttgtcacatccataacgccagtgaaatgccttggcatttgtatgatgtgaatgatgacattcattttttgtgcattttttctcatgtacattcctcagccaaaaatagcaaatgctcaaatttcatgtaatcattcacatcatgccataccatcacattttactggcgttatggatgttacaaaaaacagaACAGGAAAAACCCAGGTCCAGGTGCTCAGTAGGATGCAaaagttaaaggaaccgtatgcaagaaatgtattttaattaatcataaaatggccctgatatgtcactagacattaagaaatcatgttcatttcaaatacatatatcactgacaacagtagtccagccaggatattgtcatttaaaaagtgaagttgcagccctcaactgatggtgatgttgtcatgttgtgctCAGTAGGATGCAaaagttaaaaagcctttattattTTTGAGGGCTAAAACATTAAAACACCCAATGCTTTTTAGATTTTGCATCCTACTGAGTGTCTGGACCAGGATTTTTCCAAATCTAAACAACATTTATACTTGTTTATCTACTTACCTACTACTACTAACTTACCAAATCCTCAACTTCAGACTTCAGCAACTTGTAGTAGGCTGAACTGGGATTCAGAAGAGAGTCCTGAAATAATTGATTGGTGATCTCCATGTAGAAGCAATAGGCTGTTGAATCAACCGGCTGTTGAGGACCGACCACTGTAGCAAGTGGATTATAAATAAAGGTAAATACATATTTCATCCTTTTCTCTTATAACACAACATGATATTAGTATGAGATAGTGGAGAAGTTATACAGAATATCAGATGAGATTGTCAGATTCCAATAGGGATTATAcatatttattcatagataatgcacatcatacagcacacctttgacttttgactttgcaggttacagaaatgtcacaatAACAATCTTTATTTGTTAACTGCGCTTATGTTAGTACTGGCAAATGACCTCTGCTTGGAACCCTGGCGGATATGGATCCGGTTTTCTTGGCATGGAACTTTCCACATTTTGAGATAAGGAAGGCCACATGACTGAAATGTTATCAAATAATCGGTGTGTCATCTGTCGAGACTCAGCGAATGAGGAGTAGTAGAGGCTGACTTACTGCTGGAACTGGTGGTTGGGGGCGTACTCTCACTGGTGGGAACCCCTCTGGTGCTGTAGGTGCTAGGAAtcctggtggtggtgggtatGGTGGTTTTGGTCACTGACAAAGCAGAGATCTTTTAGCACTTTGACATCTTTCTTGGATTCAATAGCAATTTACACAAAACTAGGGACCCACATTTGAAACCACAACACACAATTGGGCACCATGAACAGGCTTCAGTGAGGTGGCCACCACATATAGAGAACAAGTGGTGCTCCCAATATTTGCTCATTTATTTTGCTcatgaaccggcaaccctccggttacaagcccaaagccctaaccagtaggccacgactgccccataCAAATAGCATAGATAGCATACATAGCATATAGCACATGCTGTAGCTTTAGCAGCACATGGGGCGAATTTTCCACCATGTTGTGCGTCCTACAAAGAGAAGCCCTGGACTATGCTTTTACTTGGGAATTAGGCCTAAtgtttcattttcatttaaatTTGTAATTTAGtgataaactaaactaaataaagaaaatgaaaaagccCTTACTATATGTGCTGAGATGGTTAATTCTGAACGGTGTGCTTGTTGTTATGCTCATATAGTCCTCGAAAATGTATGTAAGCAAAATGGTGTTTAGGCTGGTTGGACTTAAGGAGAAGAGAATAGTTGTCTCCACATTAATCAGTTGACCTCTCCTGCAAGAGAGAAGGTGTACAAGCATGAGATGGACATCATCTGATTAAAAATTGTAAAATCTTGTTGTCAGTAAGGAGGAAATATAAAAGCTGACATGGTATGAGTGCTTACGTGAATTTCATGTCTGCAGTTCCCAAATAATGGCCTGCTGTGGCTCCAGAGATATTGTAGGTTTCAGTCAACTGCACAAAATAACAAAAGAACAGTATTTTCAAAATCATCCATGAATTCTGTGAGGcaactgggagtgtgtgtgtgagtgtgagtgtgtgtgtgtctgtgtattaagtataagtatatatacttttttgatcctgtgagggaaatttggtctctgcatttaacccaatcagtgaattagtgaaacacaaacagcacacagtgaggtgaagcacacactaatcccggcgcagtgagctgcctgctacaatggcggcgctcggggagcagtgaggggttaggtgccttgctcaagggcacttcagccgcggcccactggtcagggctcgaactggcaaccctccggttacaagtccggagtgctaaccagtgggccacggctgccgtgtgtgtgtgtgtgtgtgtgtgtgtgtgtgtgtgtgtgtgtgtgtgtgtgtgtgtgtgtgtgtgtgtgtgtgtgtgtgtgtgtgtgtgtgtgtgtgtgtgtgtgtgtgtgtgtgtgtgtgtgtgtgtgtgtgtgtgtgtgtgtgtgtgtgtgtgtgtgtgtgtgtgtgtgtgtgtgtgtgtgtgtgtgtgtgtgtgtgtgtgtgtgtgtgtgtgtgtgtgtgtgtgtgtgtgtgtggacattcaCACACCCATAGATGAATTTGTTCCCTACCACACCAGTTGGCCAATAAAAGCTCTAGAAGAAGCATGCTACATCAGCACCATGTAGAGTGTATACTGTAATTTCCTCTTACCACTGAATCGACCAAAGACTCTAGGTATTTGTAGTAAATAGTGTCGGGGTTGAGGAGGGAATCAGTAAATGGAAGGTtggtgatctctgtggacaatgAATAAGCAGCCATAGCTACTGCCTGTCGACTGCGGATCCGTCCAGGTTGTGTGGCTGGAGGAGATTCAACAAAAGAGTGGTTTCATAAGATCTGCATTCCTCCCCATTATCACTGGTTAACACATAGCAGGAAATGCCCCACAACCAGGCAGGTCATATTTTGGGTTAATTTAGTTGTTCAACATCAgttttaaagcagcactaaagaagatttgctctcggggtccccctacagttgagaagcgcaataataaataaactaaaTATGTGTCTTTTCCtacaaagtatgaacataactccAATGTAATAAAGAGGGAATGCACcgacagcagtctgtagaaagaGATCTCTGAATGCAGTAGAAGAGGAGCTGTAAGTGagtagcaaagattctagaacagagtaCTCTAATATataccagaatacaggaaatcacatcaaaccaattaacccccccccccccacacacacacacacataagcgacaattagtggggggcccttaaaacatctgggcccaggAGCCCGAAAATTCATAATCcgtgtacagatatgtgcaatgtagtggcagtactattatagtagtagtaagaacaatatctatatatgcagtgtattccagaaaaactgaataaatatggatatttagtatgaaccatataaacatatatatagGCTAATTTGCTAATTTGCATCTGTAGATAGTCTATGGGCAGCCATCCAAATAAAAAAGAATAATGGACTGGACTCATTTTTGCACACCTAAGTTTTAGCAATAACTCAATCACTTTCCTCAGCAGTGAGTGTATAGCTACAGGGATGATGTCCACGCTGTGTTACTGGCATTAGTGGTCCCTGGGATTATCGGTGCCTTGCCCTACCTGCTCAGCCACTGTCACACCTTGTACAGGTTGTACGACAATTACACTTTAACAACAGCTAATGGTTATTTCTATTTCAACCATTTTACCATACCAACCATAAGTTTGAGTTGCAGAACCCCCTAAACCGGCCCATTGCTATAGTGGTAGCAGCAGTAATTAAGCTACAGTAGTGTAAAACACCCTTATACTTTGGCTATCCCTTCACATGAACTTcaaaacacagaacagacattatAAATGTAAAATAGAGGAACTCACAAGAGACTGCAAATATCTCAGCCAACACTAGACCAACACACAAAATCAGTCTTGCAGGCTGTGCCATTTTCCTCTTCATCAGACAGACTTACaggtaaaacacacagaaaaaaaatcacaattaTGCCAATAATATGCTAATATAAATTATATTGTTGCAGCCTGGTAGGAGGTTGTTGAGCGTCAAGCCACTTTTTATATTGAAGAAAGGGGGTTGCACTTGCCCCATTTCAAGGGGGAGTGGCCATCGATCATGTAAGTTTTCAATTAATTTGGCCAACACTGTTGTCAACAGAGGGAGATTCTGCAAATGATGTCATGCAATGTTTCAGGTCTAATCAAAAGATTTTAAATGTTTGAAATTAAGGACAATTAGATCTATTGTATTAGTCCTTCATCTGAATTCAAGTGATATGAAATCATTCAAGCGAGTTAAAGGCTTGGTGGGAGGATCCAATAATAGATCTATTTGAACTGTTCTGATCAGCTATCTCAAACATTCTCCTCCCACCAAGCCTTCAACCCGATTTCCTAGAAATTAGTTCATGTCACTTGAATGCCAGGTGGAGTGAAAGAGGCTGATTGATGGCATTTGTATCAACATTTCTTCTGATTGGAGAGAGGTGTAGGAGATTGTGTATTGTCCAAAGGCTGCATTGTTTCCCAGCCCTGATTATTCTATCATGTCGATTTGATATCGAGGCCTTTTGATGTTGATGAGCTTTGTGAGCAAAGGTCAATCAGGAACACAATGCAGTTCTTTTATGTTAAAATAACAGTGTCAGACTAATTCTGATGCTACATTGGCTTATGACATTGCATTTGCCCGCCCGGAACGCTTAATATCGCATTATGCTACGTTGTTGATCAAGTAGGCTCATGACCCTTTTAGATGGTTTTTGACTACATGGGTACCGTCTTAGTGATAAATGACGTTGAAGGAAAGATCTAGCGGTATTAGCCTGAGTTAACCCAgatgaacctgttagcaaactTTACTTTGTTCTGCAAGTTGTGGATGTGTAGTTTCTTTGTaactgagtaaacaactgcatttaaaaccttcattTAGAAGAAAAATTTGCTTGTTGAACTTCTGAAACGATTTGTAAGAGTTCAGTGCACTTACATTTAAGTTtaagtttaaatatagctgcaagcagcaatgacgGGCCAGGCAGGCtggagttgccatggcaactcaaTGCTGTTACATCAGACATATGTCCATAAGCTGTCAGAGCAAGTTTCATATCTAGCACCCA
This genomic interval carries:
- the LOC121696142 gene encoding uncharacterized protein LOC121696142; amino-acid sequence: MKRKMAQPARLILCVGLVLAEIFAVSSTQPGRIRSRQAVAMAAYSLSTEITNLPFTDSLLNPDTIYYKYLESLVDSVLTETYNISGATAGHYLGTADMKFTRGQLINVETTILFSLSPTSLNTILLTYIFEDYMSITTSTPFRINHLSTYMTKTTIPTTTRIPSTYSTRGVPTSESTPPTTSSSMVGPQQPVDSTAYCFYMEITNQLFQDSLLNPSSAYYKLLKSEVEDLICHE